The proteins below come from a single Procambarus clarkii isolate CNS0578487 chromosome 44, FALCON_Pclarkii_2.0, whole genome shotgun sequence genomic window:
- the LOC123745313 gene encoding SCL-interrupting locus protein homolog, with amino-acid sequence MDDDAAPRLAPPPKPTALELSTHKPVVPEVSLMFDSDDSLIWQASKRGIQNGKESPFGNHLRQDKGQFSNQNISTNVKSPPMFDVVDARRKNNNTNSSPKNLQIKSVHFESSSTYAQSNVMANVASERMLKNSQAYHPKCVSTPPHNSLSITSSVNEKPYNPKVYSPAQKIPTNIVLYDLGSHVLKQKDSPLTGNSTSVEQIHTASVADTLRPSQPQLDQNVNQYIFRSGSVIPPLITNVPVQEKFSYPVITELSMTKKNSNVLQNTNNRENINPSHAAVYQSRLSTNSQGQAQEKMRNVHQDHFSQISTSLPLQTAQTNHVFQDKRYSVPINEGWAHAGSPNCSPHSVGHMFYSPTDPMVYRLIEDQSQQILKLTKALENVMEKQHGIESLRDARTNEVPNNKGLYVNKTNSTQESSHKEISTQTSASVILETRSVGVNTDLSWSELVDSIRNSDACVSPSETGPDYSRRPKCSKAVQSNNASRNRSKENRDASKHQSRQKINSAGINSVLLNNGSESSEPGDDSSDDGDPSSRQAVPVNVSKYHTRSVSEENDYLRNGKRSVKCVDSLALGESASSYNKLQGQDQSPGPLYCPQTATFYNNVMTNIKQILQSSKRTEKEEMEQEWTNDDVVQTSVPLEANGGTVEMLPDAQIEAVRKQLMQFGISFIDPVSLTSNHRTIMDTMYLPGLHNMLSVYQSTMSTHYQTPYHETDATAAKYLTDSQLAAIAAMSPAMTKRNRGDGTSMSVDCPVPPRIIDSQEKNQNQLHKVSMNNDFSIATKKFLDRYGLQEN; translated from the exons CTAAGTACGCACAAGCCTGTGGTACCTGAAGTGTCTTTGATGTTTGATAGTGATGACAGTCTCATTTGGCAAGCGTCAAAACGTGGTATTCAGAATGGAAAAGAATCGCCATTTGGTAATCATTTAAGGCAAGATAAAGGACAGTTCAGCAATCAAAATATAAGCACTAACGTAAAGAGTCCTCCCATGTTTGATGTGGTAGATGCCCGGAGAAAAAATAACAATACCAACTCCTCCCCAAAGAATTTACAGATTAAAAGTGTTCATTTTGAATCCTCTTCTACATATGCACAGAGTAATGTAATGGCCAATGTTGCTAGTGAGAGGATGCTTAAAAATTCACAGGCATACCACCCAAAATGTGTTTCAACTCCACCTCATAACAGTCTATCTATTACATCATCTGTAAATGAAAAGCCATATAATCCCAAGGTGTACAGTCCTGCACAGAAAATTCCAACAAATATAGTTTTATATGATTTAGGGTCTCATGTTTTAAAACAAAAAGACTCTCCATTAACTGGAAATTCAACttctgttgaacaaatccacactgCTTCAGTTGCAGACACTTTgagaccttcacagccacagttGGATCAGAATGTTAACCAATACATTTTCAGAAGTGGATCTGTAATTCCACCTTTAATAACTAATGTACCTGTTCAAGAAAAATTTTCATATCCTGTAATAACAGAATTAAGTATGACTAAAAAAAACTCCAATGTACTTCAGAACACTAACAACAGAGAAAATATTAATCCCTCACATGCAGCTGTTTATCAGTCAAGATTGTCTACTAACAGTCAAGGCCAGGCTCAAGAAAAGATGAGGAATGTTCATCAGGATCACTTTTCACAGATTTCCACTTCTCTTCCTTTACAAACTGCTCAAACTAATCATGTTTTCCAAGACAAAAGGTACAGTGTTCCTATTAATGAAGGATGGGCCCATGCAGGCTCGCCAAACTGCTCTCCTCATTCTGTTGGTCACATGTTTTACAGTCCTACAGATCCAATGGTGTATCGTCTAATAGAAGACCAAAGCCAACAGATTTTGAAGTTGACTAAAGCTTTAGAGAATGTCATGGAAAAGCAGCATGGGATTGAATCACTCAGAGATGCAAGGACAAATGAAGTGCCAAATAATAAAGGATTATATGTTAATAAAACTAATTCCACTCAAGAAAGCTCTCATAAAGAAATTTCTACACAAACATCAGCCAGTGTCATACTAGAAACAAGATCTGTAGGAGTGAACACAGATTTATCTTGGTCAGAGCTGGTCGATTCCATTAGAAATAGTGATGCGTGTGTTTCCCCTAGTGAGACTGGTCCAGATTATTCCAGGAGACCCAAATGTAGTAAAGCAGTACAGTCAAACAATGCATCTAGGAATAGGTCTAAAGAGAACAGGGATGCAAGTAAACACCAAAGCAGACAGAAAATCAATTCAGCTGGAATAAATTCAGTTTTGCTCAACAATGGCTCAGAGTCATCGGAGCCAGGGGATGATTCATCAGATGACGGTGACCCAAGCTCTCGCCAGGCCGTTCCTGTCAATGTGTCTAAGTACCACACCAGGAGTGTTTCAGAAGAAAATGATTATCTCAG AAATGGTAAAAGAAGTGTTAAATGTGTAGATTCCCTTGCCTTGGGAGAAAGTGCCAGCTCTTACAATAAACTCCAGGGTCAAGATCAGTCTCCCGGCCCTCTTTACTGCCCACAAACTGCCACTTTCTACAACAATGttatg ACAAATATCAAACAAATTCTTCAGAGTTCCAAAAGAACGGAAAAAGAAGAAATGGAGCAGGAATGGACTAATGATGATGTCGTTCAAACCAGTGTG CCTTTAGAAGCCAATGGTGGCACTGTTGAAATGCTGCCAGATGCTCAGATTGAGGCTGTGAGAAAGCAGCTTATGCAGTTTGGCATCAGCTTCATCGACCCTGTATCTCTCACTTCTAATCATAG AACCATAATGGACACCATGTATCTTCCTGGGCTACACAATATGTTGTCCGTGTATCAGAGTACGATGAGTACTCACTATCAAACTCCTTACCATGAAACTGATGCTACAGCCGCCAAGTACCTTACAGACTCACAGTTAGCAGCTATTGCTGCAATGTCACCTG CAATGACAAAAAGAAACAGAGGTGATGGGACAAGTATGTCGGTTGACTGTCCTGTTCCACCTAGAATTATTGACAGCCAAGAAAAAAACCAAAACCAACTTCACAAAGTCAGTATGAACAATGACTTTTCTATAGCCACCAAAAAATTTCTTGATAGATATGGACTACAGGAAAACTAA